The Pseudomonas kermanshahensis genome includes a window with the following:
- a CDS encoding DUF1513 domain-containing protein, with amino-acid sequence MLRRQALKLGSVLLSALTLGGWSLFRNKGSEPLLLSARDDGDGKHYAVGFRLDGTQVFSTPVAQRCHAIINHPTLPIALFVARRPGTESYLVDLRDGRLLQTVVSQPNRHFYGHAVIHKGGEWLYTTENDTTDPGRGVLGVYRFEGERLVHSGELSTHGIGPHEVAWLPDGETLVVANGGIRTEAESRVEMNLNAMQPSLVLMQRDGTLLSKETLAQQMNSVRHLAIGDDGTIAACQQFMGDADETAELLAIKRPGEPFKAFPVPERQLQAMAQYTASVAIHSDLRLVALTAPRANRLFVWDLDSGAVKLDAPMPDCAGVGAVKDGFVVTSGQGRCRFYDCRKAELIGQPMDLPSGFWDNHLHLA; translated from the coding sequence ATGCTGCGACGCCAGGCCCTCAAACTCGGTAGCGTACTGCTCAGCGCCCTCACCCTGGGCGGCTGGAGCCTGTTCCGCAACAAAGGCAGCGAACCCCTGCTGCTCTCGGCGCGCGACGACGGCGATGGCAAGCATTACGCCGTCGGGTTCCGCCTGGACGGCACCCAGGTGTTCAGCACCCCGGTTGCCCAGCGTTGCCATGCCATCATCAACCACCCAACGCTGCCGATCGCCCTGTTCGTCGCCCGCCGCCCAGGTACCGAAAGCTACCTGGTCGACCTGCGCGATGGGCGGCTGCTGCAAACCGTGGTCTCGCAGCCCAACCGCCACTTCTACGGCCATGCGGTCATCCACAAGGGCGGGGAATGGCTGTACACCACCGAGAACGACACTACCGACCCGGGTCGCGGCGTGCTCGGTGTGTACCGTTTCGAAGGCGAACGCTTGGTGCACAGCGGCGAGCTGTCGACCCACGGCATCGGCCCGCATGAAGTGGCCTGGCTGCCGGACGGGGAAACCCTGGTGGTGGCCAACGGTGGCATCCGCACCGAGGCCGAGAGCCGCGTGGAGATGAACCTCAACGCCATGCAACCAAGCCTGGTCCTGATGCAGCGCGACGGCACCCTGCTGAGCAAAGAAACCCTCGCCCAGCAAATGAACAGCGTGCGCCACTTGGCAATTGGCGACGACGGCACCATTGCCGCCTGCCAGCAATTCATGGGCGACGCCGACGAAACCGCCGAGCTGCTGGCAATCAAGCGCCCGGGCGAGCCGTTCAAGGCCTTCCCCGTGCCGGAGCGGCAGTTGCAGGCCATGGCCCAGTACACCGCCAGCGTGGCGATTCACAGCGACCTGCGGCTGGTGGCGCTGACGGCGCCGCGGGCCAACCGGTTGTTCGTCTGGGACTTGGACAGCGGCGCGGTGAAGCTGGATGCGCCGATGCCAGATTGCGCCGGGGTTGGCGCGGTGAAGGATGGCTTTGTCGTGACCTCCGGGCAGGGGCGTTGCCGGTTCTACGATTGCCGCAAGGCTGAGCTGATCGGGCAACCGATGGACCTGCCTTCCGGGTTCTGGGACAACCACCTGCACCTGGCCTGA
- a CDS encoding efflux RND transporter periplasmic adaptor subunit — translation MLRRRMLIMLAVVLLIVLALGGYKAFSIYQQIQVFTAPKPPITVAAALAEERQWQERLPAVGSLKALQGVELSLEVEGIVKSLHFDSGQKVKAGQLLLQLNDEQETALLGTAQADLGLAKVDFGRGSQLVGDSAISRGEYDRLTAQYRRNQAVVDQLKASKTKKSISAPFSGTIGIRQVDVGDYLAAGTVIATLQDLSSLYVDFNVPEQALPHLSLGQQVLVQVAAYPGQTFTASLSAINPKVEESTRNLLARATLANPDGKLLPGMFANLLILLPAPQPRVVVPESAITYTLYGNSVYVATPKKDKDGNPEKTDDGQPPLIAEQRTVQTGERRDGVVVVSKGLQAGEQVVTAGQLKLTPGAAIRISQDKALIPEQGAPDPGKADQGTPHND, via the coding sequence ATGCTTCGCCGCCGCATGCTCATCATGTTGGCCGTCGTTCTGCTGATCGTGTTGGCCCTGGGGGGCTACAAGGCCTTCTCGATCTACCAGCAGATCCAGGTGTTCACAGCCCCCAAGCCGCCGATCACCGTGGCGGCAGCGCTGGCCGAAGAACGCCAGTGGCAAGAACGGCTGCCCGCCGTCGGCAGCCTCAAGGCCCTGCAAGGCGTCGAGCTGAGCCTTGAGGTGGAAGGCATCGTCAAAAGCCTGCACTTCGACTCCGGGCAGAAGGTCAAGGCCGGGCAACTGTTGCTGCAACTCAATGACGAACAGGAAACCGCCCTGCTCGGCACCGCCCAGGCCGACCTGGGGCTGGCCAAGGTCGATTTCGGCCGCGGCAGCCAGCTGGTCGGCGACTCGGCCATCTCCCGTGGCGAGTACGATCGCCTTACCGCCCAGTACCGGCGCAACCAGGCCGTGGTCGATCAGCTCAAGGCCTCGAAGACCAAAAAAAGCATCAGTGCGCCCTTCAGCGGCACCATCGGCATTCGCCAGGTGGATGTCGGCGACTACCTGGCCGCTGGCACGGTGATCGCCACCCTGCAAGACCTGTCCAGCCTCTACGTCGACTTCAACGTGCCCGAGCAGGCCCTGCCGCACCTGAGCCTAGGCCAGCAGGTGCTGGTGCAGGTCGCCGCTTACCCGGGCCAGACCTTCACCGCCAGCCTCAGCGCCATCAACCCCAAGGTCGAGGAAAGCACTCGCAACCTGCTGGCCCGCGCAACCTTGGCCAACCCTGACGGCAAGCTGCTGCCTGGCATGTTCGCCAACCTGCTGATCCTGCTGCCCGCGCCACAGCCGCGGGTGGTGGTGCCGGAAAGCGCCATCACCTACACCCTCTATGGCAACTCGGTGTATGTCGCCACCCCGAAAAAGGACAAGGACGGCAACCCGGAAAAAACCGACGACGGCCAACCCCCGCTCATCGCCGAGCAGCGCACCGTGCAGACGGGCGAGCGCCGCGACGGCGTGGTGGTGGTCAGCAAGGGCCTGCAGGCCGGCGAGCAGGTGGTCACCGCTGGGCAACTCAAGCTCACACCCGGCGCGGCGATCCGCATCAGCCAGGACAAGGCGCTCATACCTGAGCAAGGTGCTCCTGACCCAGGCAAGGCTGATCAAGGCACCCCGCACAACGACTGA
- a CDS encoding multidrug efflux RND transporter permease subunit, with amino-acid sequence MAFTDPFIRRPVLASVVSLLILLLGFQAWSKLQIRQYPQMENALITVTTAYPGANAETIQGYITQPLQQSLASAEGIDYMTSVSRQNFSIISIYARVGADSDRLFTELLAKANEVRNKLPQDAEDPVLSKEAADASALMYISFYSKEMSNPQITDYLSRVIQPKLATLPGMAEAEILGNQVFAMRIWIDPVKLAGYGLSATDVTNAVRRYNFLSAAGEVKGEYVVTSINASTELKSAEAFAALPVRTSGDSRVLLGDVARVEMGAENYDTVSSFDGIPSVYIGIKATPAANPLEVIKEVRRIMPELESQLPSALKVSIAYDATLFIQASIDEVIKTLGEAVLIVIVVVFLFLGALRSVLIPVVTIPLSMIGVLFFMQMMGYSLNLLTLLAMVLAIGLVVDDAIVVVENIHRHMEEGKTPFDAALEGAREIAMPVVSMTITLAAVYAPIGFLTGLTGALFKEFALTLAGAVIISGVVALTLSPMMCALLLRQEQNPSGLAHRLDLLFERLKVRYQRLLHATLDSRPVVLVFAVIVLCLIPVLLKFTQNELAPNEDQGVIFMISSSPQPANLDYLNAYTDQFTPLFKAFPEYYSSFQINGFNGVQSGIGGFLLKPWNERERTQMELLPLVQAKLEEIGGLQIFGFNLPSLPGTGEGLPFQFVINTAGDYPALLDVAQRIKTRAQASGKFAFLDIDLAFDKPEVVVDIDRAKAAQMGVSMDALGGTLATLLGEGEINRFTLEGRSYKVIAQVERPYRNNPGWLNNYYVKNDQGQLLPLSTLITLSDRARPRQLNQFQQLNSAIIQGVPMVSLGEALQTVQAIAREEAPEGFAFDYAGVARQYVQEGSALWVTFGLALAIIFLVLAAQFESFRDPLVILVTVPLSICGALLPLFLGISSMNIYTQVGLVTLIGLITKHGILIVEFANQLREEKGLSVREAIEEAAAIRLRPVLMTTAAMVFGMVPLILATGAGAVSRFDIGTVIATGMSIGTLFTLFVLPCIYTLLAHKTVAKAPVPADIAR; translated from the coding sequence ATGGCGTTCACCGACCCGTTCATCCGTCGCCCGGTCCTGGCCAGCGTCGTCAGCCTGCTGATTCTGCTGCTGGGCTTTCAGGCCTGGAGCAAACTGCAGATTCGCCAGTACCCGCAGATGGAAAACGCCCTGATCACGGTGACTACCGCGTACCCCGGTGCCAACGCCGAGACCATCCAGGGCTACATCACCCAGCCGCTGCAACAGAGCCTGGCCAGCGCCGAAGGCATCGACTACATGACCTCGGTGAGTCGGCAGAACTTCTCGATCATCTCCATTTATGCGCGCGTCGGCGCCGACAGTGACCGTTTGTTCACCGAACTGCTGGCCAAGGCCAACGAGGTGCGCAACAAGCTGCCGCAAGACGCCGAAGACCCGGTGCTGAGCAAAGAGGCCGCCGACGCCTCGGCGCTGATGTACATCAGCTTCTACAGCAAGGAAATGAGCAACCCGCAGATCACCGACTACCTGTCCCGAGTGATCCAACCCAAACTGGCCACCCTGCCGGGCATGGCCGAAGCGGAGATCCTCGGCAACCAGGTGTTCGCCATGCGCATCTGGATCGACCCGGTGAAACTGGCCGGCTACGGCCTCTCGGCCACCGACGTGACCAACGCCGTGCGCCGTTACAACTTCCTCTCGGCCGCCGGTGAGGTAAAAGGCGAGTACGTGGTCACCAGCATCAATGCCAGCACCGAGCTCAAGTCTGCCGAAGCGTTCGCTGCCCTGCCAGTCAGGACCAGCGGCGACAGCCGGGTGCTGCTGGGCGATGTGGCACGGGTCGAAATGGGTGCAGAAAACTACGACACGGTCAGTTCGTTCGACGGCATCCCTTCGGTCTACATCGGCATCAAGGCCACACCGGCCGCCAACCCGCTGGAGGTGATCAAGGAAGTCCGGCGCATCATGCCGGAACTCGAAAGCCAGTTGCCCTCGGCGTTGAAGGTGTCGATTGCCTACGACGCCACGTTGTTCATCCAGGCCTCCATCGACGAGGTGATCAAGACCCTCGGCGAAGCGGTGCTGATCGTCATCGTCGTGGTATTCCTGTTCCTCGGCGCGTTGCGCTCGGTGCTGATCCCGGTGGTGACCATCCCGCTGTCGATGATCGGCGTGCTGTTCTTCATGCAGATGATGGGCTACTCGCTCAACCTGCTGACCCTGTTGGCGATGGTGCTGGCCATCGGCCTGGTGGTAGACGATGCCATTGTCGTGGTGGAGAACATCCACCGGCACATGGAAGAAGGCAAGACGCCGTTCGACGCGGCGCTGGAAGGTGCACGGGAAATCGCCATGCCGGTGGTGTCGATGACCATCACCCTGGCCGCGGTGTATGCCCCCATCGGCTTCCTGACCGGGCTCACAGGCGCGTTATTCAAAGAATTCGCCCTGACCTTGGCCGGTGCAGTGATCATCTCCGGCGTCGTCGCCCTGACCCTGTCACCGATGATGTGCGCGCTGTTGCTGCGCCAGGAACAGAACCCCTCGGGCCTTGCCCATCGCCTCGACCTGCTGTTCGAGCGCCTCAAGGTGCGCTACCAGCGCCTGCTGCACGCCACCCTGGACAGCCGGCCGGTGGTGCTGGTGTTCGCCGTGATTGTCCTGTGCCTGATCCCGGTACTGCTCAAATTCACCCAGAACGAGCTGGCGCCCAACGAGGACCAAGGGGTGATCTTCATGATCAGCAGTTCACCGCAGCCGGCCAACCTCGACTATCTCAACGCCTACACCGACCAGTTCACGCCGCTGTTCAAAGCCTTCCCCGAGTATTACTCGTCGTTTCAGATCAACGGTTTCAACGGTGTGCAGAGCGGCATTGGCGGCTTCCTGTTAAAGCCCTGGAACGAGCGCGAGCGCACGCAGATGGAGCTGCTGCCGCTGGTGCAGGCCAAACTTGAAGAAATCGGCGGCCTGCAGATCTTCGGCTTCAACCTGCCGTCGCTGCCCGGTACCGGTGAGGGCCTGCCGTTCCAGTTCGTGATCAACACCGCGGGGGACTACCCGGCCCTGCTGGACGTGGCCCAACGTATCAAGACACGCGCCCAGGCATCGGGCAAGTTCGCCTTCCTCGACATCGACCTGGCCTTCGACAAACCGGAAGTGGTGGTCGACATCGACCGGGCCAAAGCGGCACAGATGGGCGTCTCGATGGACGCCCTGGGCGGCACCTTGGCCACCCTGCTGGGCGAGGGGGAAATCAACCGTTTCACCCTGGAGGGCCGCAGCTACAAGGTGATTGCCCAGGTCGAGCGGCCGTACCGCAACAACCCCGGCTGGCTCAACAACTACTACGTGAAGAACGACCAGGGCCAATTGCTGCCACTGTCGACCCTCATCACCCTCAGCGACCGCGCCCGCCCGCGCCAGCTCAACCAGTTCCAGCAGTTGAACTCGGCCATCATCCAAGGCGTGCCCATGGTCAGCCTGGGCGAAGCGCTGCAGACCGTGCAGGCCATCGCCCGCGAAGAAGCCCCGGAAGGCTTCGCCTTCGACTATGCCGGGGTGGCGCGCCAGTATGTTCAGGAAGGCAGCGCGTTGTGGGTAACCTTCGGTCTGGCGCTGGCGATCATCTTCCTGGTGCTGGCGGCGCAATTCGAAAGCTTCCGCGATCCGCTGGTGATTCTGGTGACCGTACCGTTGTCGATCTGCGGGGCGCTGTTGCCGCTGTTCCTGGGTATTTCCAGCATGAACATCTATACCCAGGTCGGGCTGGTGACACTGATCGGGCTGATCACCAAGCACGGTATTCTGATCGTCGAATTTGCCAACCAGTTGCGCGAAGAAAAAGGCCTGAGCGTGCGTGAGGCAATCGAGGAAGCGGCCGCCATCCGCCTGCGGCCGGTACTGATGACCACGGCGGCGATGGTGTTTGGCATGGTGCCGTTGATTCTGGCGACCGGCGCAGGGGCAGTGAGCCGGTTCGATATCGGCACGGTGATTGCGACCGGGATGTCGATCGGGACGTTGTTTACCTTGTTTGTGCTGCCTTGCATCTACACCTTGCTGGCGCACAAGACGGTGGCCAAGGCACCTGTGCCAGCTGACATTGCCCGGTAG
- a CDS encoding lipopolysaccharide kinase InaA family protein: MAVAQSGESRFDFYWRQQGEWVEEPNQRRGGESGVQRLNDANGKLLYAKRQVGHIYRSLLHPFGRPTVLRELDAINSFEQLGVRVPHIVFCGAERDADHQWRALLVSEALDGFVELDTWHAEGARERYPQAVQERMLKDLADNLARMHLGHWQHGCLYGKHVFVKVIGEGEQARVEVALLDLEKCRRRISCQRAAANDLRQLRRHSSFTDAEWQTLLYFYQMAFGSVVKGLGQ, translated from the coding sequence ATGGCTGTAGCCCAGAGTGGGGAGTCGCGGTTCGATTTTTACTGGCGCCAGCAGGGCGAATGGGTCGAGGAACCCAACCAGCGGCGTGGCGGCGAAAGTGGCGTGCAACGCCTCAACGATGCCAACGGCAAACTGCTGTATGCCAAGCGCCAGGTCGGGCACATTTACCGCAGCCTGCTGCACCCCTTTGGCCGGCCGACCGTTTTGCGTGAACTCGATGCCATCAACAGCTTCGAGCAATTGGGTGTACGTGTTCCGCACATCGTCTTTTGTGGTGCCGAGCGCGATGCCGATCATCAATGGCGCGCGCTGCTGGTCAGCGAAGCGCTGGATGGCTTTGTCGAGCTCGACACCTGGCATGCCGAAGGTGCCCGCGAGCGTTACCCTCAGGCGGTGCAAGAGCGCATGCTCAAGGACCTGGCGGATAACCTGGCGCGTATGCACCTGGGGCACTGGCAGCACGGCTGCCTGTACGGCAAGCATGTGTTCGTCAAGGTGATCGGCGAGGGCGAACAGGCCCGGGTCGAAGTCGCTTTGCTGGACCTTGAGAAGTGCCGGCGGCGCATCAGCTGCCAACGTGCGGCGGCGAATGACCTGCGTCAGCTGCGCCGCCACTCGTCGTTCACTGATGCGGAATGGCAGACATTGCTCTATTTTTACCAAATGGCGTTTGGCAGCGTTGTCAAAGGGTTAGGGCAATGA
- a CDS encoding class I SAM-dependent methyltransferase, whose translation MRSPIKLEFSEKYDKDHAREYFLKHQDGLARRLSHKRDEQLARRALALAGEPGLVLDLPCGAGRFWPLLAEKPNRVIIGADNSEAMIETACAAQPPEVVARVRPLQTSAFAIDLPDNSVDSIFCMRLFHHIGEAAHRKTILSEFQRVSRDSVILSLWVDGNFKAWRRKKLEQRRSAKAEQDNYQNRFVLPADTVEEEFEAAGFRIQERLDFLPFYAMWRVYVLRKG comes from the coding sequence ATGCGTAGCCCCATCAAGCTTGAATTTTCCGAGAAATACGACAAAGACCACGCGCGCGAGTATTTTCTCAAGCATCAGGATGGCCTGGCCCGACGCCTTTCCCACAAGCGTGACGAGCAGTTGGCACGTCGCGCCTTGGCGTTGGCCGGTGAGCCGGGCCTGGTCCTTGACCTGCCCTGCGGTGCTGGGCGCTTCTGGCCGTTGCTGGCGGAAAAACCCAACCGAGTCATCATCGGCGCCGACAACTCCGAGGCGATGATCGAGACAGCCTGTGCCGCGCAACCGCCAGAGGTGGTCGCCCGGGTACGCCCCTTGCAGACTTCTGCGTTCGCCATTGACCTTCCTGACAATTCGGTCGACAGCATTTTCTGCATGCGGCTGTTCCATCACATCGGCGAAGCGGCCCACAGAAAGACAATTCTTTCGGAATTTCAAAGAGTTAGCCGTGATAGTGTGATTCTGTCGCTGTGGGTGGACGGCAACTTCAAAGCGTGGCGCCGGAAAAAGCTCGAACAGCGTCGCAGCGCCAAGGCCGAACAGGACAATTACCAGAATCGTTTCGTGTTACCAGCGGACACGGTCGAAGAAGAATTTGAGGCCGCCGGTTTCAGAATCCAGGAACGCTTGGACTTCCTGCCGTTCTATGCCATGTGGCGAGTCTATGTATTGCGTAAGGGGTAG
- a CDS encoding sensor histidine kinase, with protein sequence MEFKQSLAQRIIIAFALMSALVAGAFAFGIVATVHLVEERLISSVLGGDLQRLLRMDSVSDWSHRPRPDQLFYFSGGRDDFELPKDLRHLDRGFHEVFRDQLSYHAMVEIVDGRRYVLLQDQSDFEERERVLFAVVVVGFVLSLVLAVILGWLVARRVMAPVIRLARQVRHRDQLLGLAPPLAPDYAADEVGQLAVAFDDTLGRLRDALTRERLFTSDVSHELRTPLMVLATSCELLLENQALDPRARSQVERVARATEEMRELVKTFLMLARAQRDEGAVASQATLREVADELTGVWRETIEQKGLTLYFDGRVSASPVLYNATFLQSVMGNLLRNAAHYTDSGYIRLSLEANGFSVEDSGVGIPEEQREAMFKPFVRGAERRGEGLGLGLSLVQRICDDQGWRVTLTSTLPHGCRFQVDLSQSVEKGSPSGLVG encoded by the coding sequence ATGGAGTTTAAGCAAAGCCTTGCCCAGCGCATCATCATCGCCTTTGCGTTGATGAGCGCGCTGGTGGCCGGCGCCTTCGCCTTCGGCATCGTCGCCACGGTGCACCTGGTTGAAGAGCGGCTGATTTCCAGCGTGCTGGGCGGCGACCTGCAACGCCTGTTGCGCATGGACAGCGTCAGTGACTGGAGCCATCGGCCGCGTCCGGACCAGCTGTTCTACTTCAGTGGCGGGCGTGACGATTTCGAGTTGCCCAAAGACTTGCGCCACCTCGACAGGGGCTTCCACGAAGTGTTTCGCGACCAGCTGTCGTACCACGCGATGGTCGAGATCGTCGATGGCCGGCGCTACGTACTGCTGCAGGACCAGAGCGACTTCGAAGAGCGCGAGCGTGTGCTGTTCGCCGTTGTGGTCGTCGGCTTTGTGCTCAGCCTGGTGCTGGCCGTGATCCTGGGCTGGCTGGTGGCGCGCCGGGTGATGGCACCGGTGATCCGCCTGGCGCGTCAAGTGCGCCACCGCGACCAGCTACTCGGCCTGGCACCGCCGCTGGCACCCGATTACGCGGCCGACGAAGTGGGCCAGCTGGCTGTGGCCTTCGACGACACGCTGGGCCGCTTGCGCGACGCCTTGACCCGCGAGCGGCTGTTCACCAGCGACGTCAGCCACGAGCTGCGAACCCCGCTGATGGTGCTGGCCACGTCGTGTGAGCTGCTGCTGGAAAACCAGGCACTGGACCCGCGTGCACGTAGCCAGGTCGAGCGGGTGGCGCGGGCGACCGAAGAAATGCGCGAACTGGTCAAGACCTTCCTGATGCTTGCCCGCGCCCAACGCGATGAGGGTGCCGTGGCCTCCCAAGCGACCTTGCGCGAGGTTGCGGATGAACTCACTGGGGTTTGGCGCGAAACGATCGAGCAGAAGGGGCTCACGCTGTATTTCGACGGCCGTGTCAGCGCAAGCCCGGTGCTGTACAACGCGACGTTCCTGCAATCGGTGATGGGCAACCTGCTGCGCAACGCCGCGCACTACACCGACAGCGGTTACATTCGCCTGAGCCTGGAAGCGAATGGGTTCAGCGTCGAGGACAGTGGCGTGGGCATCCCCGAGGAGCAGCGCGAGGCGATGTTCAAACCCTTCGTGCGCGGCGCTGAGCGGCGTGGCGAAGGGCTGGGCTTGGGCTTGTCGCTGGTGCAGCGCATCTGTGACGACCAGGGGTGGCGCGTCACCCTGACCTCGACCTTGCCGCACGGCTGCCGCTTTCAGGTGGACCTGAGCCAAAGTGTGGAGAAGGGCAGCCCTTCGGGGTTGGTCGGGTAA
- the colR gene encoding two-component system response regulator ColR, whose amino-acid sequence MRILLVEDNRDILANLADYLGMKGYTVDCAQDGLSGLHLAATEHYDLIVLDIMLPGIDGYTLCKRLREDARRDTPVIMLTARDQLDDRLQGFRSGADDYLLKPFALSELAARIEAVLRRAQGGGRRTLQVADLSYDLDTLEVTRQGRLLKLNPVGLKLLAVLMQKSPHVLRREVLEEALWGDDCPDSDSLRSHVHQLRQVIDKPFEKPLLHTVHGVGYRLAEGRDGV is encoded by the coding sequence ATGCGCATTCTATTGGTTGAAGACAACCGCGATATTCTTGCCAACCTGGCCGATTACCTCGGCATGAAAGGCTACACCGTCGATTGCGCCCAGGACGGGTTGTCGGGCTTGCACCTGGCGGCCACCGAGCACTACGACCTGATCGTCCTCGACATCATGCTGCCCGGCATCGATGGCTATACCCTGTGCAAACGCCTGCGCGAAGACGCCCGGCGTGACACCCCGGTGATCATGCTCACCGCCCGCGATCAGCTGGACGACCGCCTGCAAGGCTTCCGCTCGGGTGCCGACGATTACCTGCTCAAGCCGTTTGCGCTGTCGGAGCTGGCCGCGCGCATCGAAGCGGTGCTGCGCCGTGCCCAGGGAGGTGGGCGTCGCACCTTGCAGGTCGCCGACCTGAGCTACGACCTCGACACCTTGGAAGTCACGCGCCAAGGCCGCCTGCTCAAACTCAACCCGGTCGGCCTCAAGCTGCTTGCCGTGTTGATGCAGAAAAGCCCACACGTGCTGCGACGCGAAGTACTGGAAGAAGCCCTGTGGGGCGACGACTGCCCTGACAGCGACAGCCTGCGCAGCCATGTGCACCAGTTGCGCCAGGTGATCGACAAACCGTTCGAAAAACCGCTGCTTCATACCGTCCATGGCGTCGGCTATCGCCTCGCCGAGGGCCGCGATGGAGTTTAA
- a CDS encoding phosphatase PAP2 family protein, whose amino-acid sequence MHERTRPRPINLWLYLGIPLVTAVALILLELTSVDMDVANLFFDPAAGQFIGRHSYVLENVLHDGVKQVVILLGLLALLTFAVSFFWKRLFGWRRELGCLVLALGLSTAFVTPLKKVTQVQCPWSLTQFGGKETYSKLLEARPATDKPGLCWPGGHAATGFCLFALFFALRDRRPRLARVALGVALVAGSVLSVGRMMQGAHFLSHNVWTAVFCWLIGLGSYYLVLYRRRRVEAPAVEASVA is encoded by the coding sequence ATGCACGAACGTACCCGCCCTCGCCCGATCAATCTCTGGCTGTACCTGGGCATTCCTCTGGTGACGGCAGTGGCCTTGATCCTGCTTGAGCTGACCTCGGTCGACATGGACGTGGCCAACCTGTTCTTCGACCCGGCTGCCGGGCAATTCATCGGCCGGCACAGCTATGTGCTGGAGAACGTACTGCATGATGGGGTCAAGCAGGTGGTGATCCTGCTGGGGCTGCTGGCCTTGCTGACCTTTGCCGTGAGTTTCTTCTGGAAGCGTTTGTTCGGTTGGCGCCGGGAGCTGGGTTGCCTGGTGTTGGCGCTGGGCTTGTCCACGGCGTTTGTCACACCGCTGAAGAAGGTCACCCAGGTGCAGTGCCCCTGGAGCCTGACCCAGTTCGGCGGCAAGGAAACCTACAGCAAGCTGCTGGAGGCACGCCCCGCCACCGACAAGCCGGGGCTGTGCTGGCCGGGCGGGCATGCTGCGACCGGCTTCTGCCTGTTCGCGTTGTTCTTTGCGCTGCGTGACCGACGCCCGCGCCTGGCACGGGTGGCGTTGGGGGTAGCGCTGGTCGCCGGTTCGGTGCTGTCGGTCGGGCGGATGATGCAAGGGGCGCACTTCTTGTCGCACAACGTGTGGACGGCGGTGTTCTGCTGGTTGATCGGGTTGGGGTCGTATTACCTGGTGCTGTACCGGCGCAGGCGGGTTGAGGCGCCTGCTGTGGAGGCCAGTGTTGCCTGA